GTTCGAGGACCTGAGGGTGAAGGGACTTCTGGATCAATGGATGGCCGACGTGGGTGACCTCGGGGGAGCTGACGACAGCGTCCGTTTGGAGTTCCCGCCCATCGAGGGGGGCTGATGGCGGCCCTTCCGGAACCGATCCGCTTGGAAATCTTTGCGGAGTTGGCCCGCCACTTCGACGCCATGCGGTGGGAGGAGGTCTCTTCGCCCGCAGCGACTGAGATGTACGACCGGTTCGTCAAGGATCCCAAGATCGGCGGGCGACTCGCTAGATTCATGCCCACGGAGAAGATACGCCCGTGGATCAAGGACGGACCAGCGAAGCAGTACCGTCGGGCGCTCGAAGGTGTCGGGCCGATGGCTCAGATGACGACACGCGAGTACCCCGGTCCGCAGTCGGTCGTTCGGCTCGCCATGGGTTCGGGATGGGCCCTTCGCGCGCAGACACTGGAAGTGAAACCGATGCGTTGCGTCGCCGATGGACCCGATGGTGAGTCGGCCTTCATCACCTGGGGCCCAATGAGCGGCCTGCAGGGCATGGTCTGGCACGCCTGCCTACGTCGGGCGGAGTCGGAGTCGCAATTGATCACCATCGCCGTCACCAAGCCCAACACCGCACCGTTGCCCGACGACGATTGGCGCCTCGCGCTTTCACTAGCCACCATCTTGAGAGCACGATGCGAGCAGGTCACCTACATGGTCTCTCGGAAGGCGACCTCCGACTCACGGACCGTCTGATCACTTCGTCCTCGATCTGGTCGGCTACCTCGACCGGGTCAGCGTGCTCCCAAAAACGAAGGACGATCCATCCCGCCGACGTGAATGCCCTGGTGGAGTCCTGATCACGGCGTTGATTCTCAGCGACCTTGGCCGCCCAAAACTCCCTCCGTTCCCCCTTTGCCGGCCGAAAGTGCTCCGGACAGCCATGCCAGAAGCACCCGTCGATCAGGACGGCGACTCGCTGCCTTGTAAAGGCAATGTCGACCGTCCGCTTCAATGTGGGCACGGGCTTGAAGTTCACTCGGTACCGGAGACCGCGTCGATGCAACTCCCGGCGCACTTTTACCTCGGGCGCGGTGTCGCGCCCCCGGATTCGGGACATACGCGCACTGACGACAGGGTCGACACCCGCAGACATCAGATCCCTCTTCTCGTGAACGCTGGCGGTGTCCTGGCGGCCGAGGTCTCCGCCTGAGCCCATCCCGCCGGCGGGGCTGCGGTGTCCCACTGAAGCCCTGGCCGCCACTGTAGTCCCCCGCAGCCCTCGCACGCCCGATCACTTTGGGGCACGGACCTCTTCGTCCCGACGTAACTTGGGCGGACACTCGACCTCGGGCCGCAGTGCCTCTGTTGGACCGCTGGCGCTGGCGTTCGCGCGCGTCCGCTGATGTTCGCTGGCGTTGTCACGCAGTTAGACACTCACCGGTGTGGCTTCCTGCGCACGAGATCAGGGCATTTCAGCTCAGTTCTCCGGGTGCAGGCATAACCTTCCCGTGTGGCAGATCAACTGCGGGTGCCCAGGCCGGAGCGGGGTGGGGGCGGTCACCTACGGGTGCCGTCTGTCAGCGTTGGTCAGCCTCCGACGGCCCAGGGACGGCCCAGAAGGCTCGGCGATCCCTCACCTGTCGCAGCGGTCCAGCTCGGCGGAGCACCTCTACTGGCCGAGCCATCGCTGACTGCCGGATGAGTCCCACCCAGTCGTCACAGCACCCAAAGCAGCGCCCGCGAGCGACGGGCTGACTACCTCTGGGATTGGTGATTCGTCAAACCCCGGGGTTCGTTGAACGACCGAGCGCTAGACTGCTCTCGCTACGAGAAAGAGGTTGAGGATGGCACGCCCCAGGGCATTTATCAGCTTCCAGATGGAAGATCGCTGGGCTCGGGACTTTCTGAAAGAACACGCTCGAAACCCGGGAAATGAAGTCGAATTCGTCGACTACTCAGTCCAAAACCCCTTCGACTCCTCATGGAAGACGCAGTGCAAGCTTCGCATTGCCCAGACTAAGGGAACAATCGTCCTGATTGGCCCCACGACTTACCAATCAGAAGCGGTGGATTGGGAGATCAGGGAGACGATCAATCAGAATCATTACCTCTTCGGGATCCAGATCAACTCCGACAAGACGCATCGAGTTCCGGATGGCATTCCGTCATCAGCTGTCATTCGCTGGAACTTCTCTCAGATTGCTACATGGCTGTCCACTTGGGTGTGACGGGTGAATTACCTAGAGCAAGTAGCCGGAGCCATTAGGGCCGAGATTCCCACATCTGCGCTGCCGTCCGGCAACGTTGACGATTTGTTCAACCTCTACGCAGTCCTAGCTTTAACGAAGGGCGCTGACGTCACAGCTTCGGACGTGCATGACGCCTGGTCTGCCTGGCAGATTCGACTAGACCCGACACACGCTTCCATTCAGCCATACGGGCAGCTCAGTCCTGCAGTCCAACGCCAGGACGCTGTTTTTGTGCGAGCCATCAGGAAGGTTGCCAGCGCATCCGCGTCGGCGGACCCCGTGGGCAACGCCCTCCTTCCCTATGGTGCGCCCGACACCCCGGAAGAGAGTGAGCGACTGTTCGAGCTCTATAAAATCATGGTGCAAAGCTCCGAAAGCCTGGTCAACCGCAGGCAAGGAGTAAACACTTTCTTCATCACCGTCAACGGCGCAATCCTGACTGGGCTCGGATTCTTCATCAAGGCGGGCGGGAAAGAGGAGCTCAAAGCACTGGGCATCCTACTGATCGCGCTAACAGGTTTCATCCTCGCGCATGCGTGGAAAAGCCTCATCACCTCTTTCGGGCAACTCAACACGGGTAAGTTCGCCGTCATCAACCGCATCGAAAGATTTCTTCCGGCCGCCATCTTCTACGCCGAATGGGAAGCGCTGGAGCGAGGGATGAACCCGAAGGTCTACCGCTCCTTCACCTCTCGCGAAATCTGGGCCCCAAATCTGCTGATGATTCTCTACGGATTGGCCGCTATCGGATCCGCCCTTATCGCTTGCGGTGTCTGGCGTATTTAGCATCCGGCTTCCGCGCTATAACGATAGGTCGGCGGAGCGGCTTTGGGCTGGAGCTGCTTTGGGGCGAGTGATCATGGCCCCGTAAGCTTTCGGCGCGTCGGGCAGTCTGTGGACCTGCCCGCTAAAGCACGACGTTGGGGCCATGATCTTAGAGGCTCGCCCCAAAGTGGCTGCCTAAAGCCGTGGAGCCGACCGCCCCAGCCGCAGAGGGTGTCTCCCATCTTCATGCCCGCAGCTCGCCAGCGCGCCGCCGGGCGCGGCCAGCCGGGGCGAAGACAGGAGGCAGGCCGCGCCGCTGAGGCGGCGCGCGCCCGCGCCGTGCGCGGGCCTTGAACCAGTAGAGAGAGTTTGAATCACGCTCATGCTGCTGGTCGTTGATGCTGCTCCTGTGAAGGGTGGCTGTTGGCTAGTGGTGTAGAACCACAGGTATGGGGAGTGAACGGCGCGAGCGGATGAGGGTGCTTGGGGCACGTCTTCGGGCTCTGCGTGCGGATGCCGGTCTGACGGGTGCTGCTCTCGCGGCGCGAGCTGGCGTGGGTCAACCGACAGTTTCCAAGGTGGAGAACGGGCGTATGGTCCCGAGCCTCGATGTGCTGGACCGGTTGTCCCGGGCGCTCGGGCTCGATGGGACGGCCGCCGGTGAGGTCCGCGAGCTGCTGGCCGCGGTTGAGGCTGTGGTGGAGACCGGTTCCGACTCCGAAGAGGACGTCTCCGCGGGGTTCGTCGTAGATGAGGTGGTCCGCGGCGCTCGGTTGGTGCGCTCCTTTCAGTGCGTGGTCCTGCCGGCCATGCTCCAGAGTGCCGAGTACGCCCGGCACGTCTTCCTGACGTCACCGGACCCGGACGCTGAGACGGTAGGCCGGGCTGTTGCTGCTCGGGTGGAGCGACAGAGCCTCTTGTACGAACCGGGGCGCGAGTCGGTGTTCGTGTTGACGGAAGCGGTGCTGCGGACGTGGCCGGGGACGCCGTCGCTGATGCTTGCCCAGCTTGATCGACTGTTGGCCGTCGAGAGTCTGGACACGGTGCGACTCGGAGTCATCCCGTGGCGTCGGCCGGTGCCGGTGCTGCCTCGTCATGGCTTCACGCTCTGCGATCGGCGGTCCATCGTGGTGGAGGCGTTCCCGAGTGAGCGGGTCTCCACCGAGGCAGATGACCTCGCTCGGTACGAGGAGATGTTCAGCCGGTTTGAGGGCGCGGCCGTCTTCGGTGGTGAGGTGCGAGACCTGCTGATGCAGGTGATGGCGGAGTTCCGTGGGTTGGAGACCACCGTCACCCAGTAGAGGAATAATTCCTCTGTATGCCTGGATCGGTGTCGCAGGGGGGAATACTCTGCTCCTCGTGCTGTCTAGCCCTCTAGACGAGGAGTGTTGTCGTGCTCACCAAGTGGTGCCGTGCCTTCCCTGGGCTGCCTGAACAAGTCGCCGAAGCTCGTCACTTCGTAGCTGCGTTACTCCAGGAGTGGGGGTGCATCGATGAGGGAGCCCTGGTGGTCGGGGAGCTGGCGGCGAACGCCGTACGCCACTCGCTGAGCGGCGAGTCCGGCGGTTGGTTCCTCGTGGTTGTCGGCTTCGGCTCGGACTTCGTACGTATCGAGGTGATCGACCAGGGCGGCGGCAGTGCCCCGGCAATGCGGGACGCCGCCAGCCTGGAAGAGAGCGGCCGCGGGCTGATGCTGGTGGCGGCCTGCGCGAAGGACTGGGGTGCCAAGACTCTGCCGCAAGGTTCTTCGGTGTGGGCGGACCTGGTGCGGGAGGGGGTGTGACCGCCTCCAGCCTGATCCTCCTCGGCCGTCGCGCAGGTAGGAGGGGGTGACTCCCCGTGGGGTGCCTCGGAGCCGGTCCGGCCTCCATGTGATTGGCGTCCGCTCGGGTCAGCCGCTCCCGCCTGTTTCGTCTAGGGGCCTAGACTCTTGGGTGAAGCAGGGAGGTGAGCACATGTCGGACGAGCTGCAACGGATCATGGCGATCGATGATCCGTACCTGCTCTTGCGTGAGGTCACGACGCGATTGGCTGACGCGCAGCAGGAGGTCACCGAACTTGCTCGGCTGCGGCGCCGTGTGGTGCAGGACCTCCATGCACAAGGACTGTCGTACGCGCAGATCGCGACGAAGGCCGGCCTCAGCCGCGGGCGCATTCACCAGATCCGCCACACTGGCCCGGCGCCCGAGGGTGCGTTCCTCGGGTCGGGCGCCGTCACGGTTGCGACTCCGCTACGGCGGGACGACGAACGCGGGCGCACGGTCGTCGCCGTGGACGACGTCAGTTCCGGCAAGCGTTTGGAGGACCTGGCACGGTCGTACGGTCTCACCGTCACCTCCGAACATGTGCCGGTGAGCGGGGAGATCGACCTGAACCGTGACGGCCTGGTTGTCGTCTGCGGGCCGCGCATGTCCCAGGACATGTGGAACACCTACGCACAAGACCCTGTACTGCGCTGGGAGAAGGCGGAGGACGGCCCCTGGACGGTCGTGGACCGGCTCACCGGCACCGTGCACCGGTCGGGGCAGGACAGCGATCCGGCCCGGCCGTACGACATCGGCTATCTCGGCCGACTGCCGCGCCCGGACGGCAAGGGCTCGCTCCTGGCCATCGCCGGTATCCACACGCAAGGATCGCTCGGCGTCGTCCAGTTGCTCGCTTCCGAACTCAACTCCCTGTGGGGGCAGGTGGGAGATCGCCGGTTTTCTACGCTGGTAGGGGTCGAGTACGACTCGGAGACCAGTGAACCGCGGTCCGTCGAACTGGTCTGCCCGCTCTACCGTCACGACGAGGAGACGGCGGAGTGAGGTTCACCCTTGGTACCTCGCCGTCCACGCCGGACAGTGAGAACGAGGACTTCGCCGCTGCCGCCCCCGATGCCGCCGTGCTCCTCGACGGCGCCGGCGTGGGGGGCGCGGAAACCGGGTGCGTGCACGGCGTCGCCTGGTTCTCCGGAACGCTGGGGGCGCTGCTGCTGCGTACCCTCGTCGCGCGTCCGGCCTGGTCGCTCGCCGAGTGTCTGGCCGACTCCATCCGCATCACCCGCTCGCTTCACGAGGACGTCTGCGACCTGGAGTACCGGGCCAGTCCGACCAGCACGGTCGTTGCCGTCCGTGCCCGTGACGGAGTGCTCGAACACCTCGTACTCGGTGACTCCTCACTGCTTCTTGCGAAGCGGGATGGGAGCTCTTCCGTCATCACTGACCGGCGCCTGAACGAGGTCGGGGCGCGGCTTCGCGGGCCGGTCGACGAGCTGCCCACCGGTTCGCCGGAACATGCCGCCGCACTCTCCGAGTACCAGGACGCTCTGACGTCTCTCCGGAACCGGCCGGGTGGCTTCTGGATCGCCGGTCCCGATCCGCTCGCGGCCGAGCATGCGCTGACCGGCACGGTGCCGCTGGACTCCCTGGCCTCGGTGGCGCTGCTGAGCGACGGCGCGACACGGTTGGTGGACCGCTTCGGGCTTGCCTCGTGGGACGAGACCTTGGCTCTCCTCGACTCCGCCGGCCCGGACGAACTGATCCGCCAGACCCGTAAGGCGGAGGACGGCGACCCTGACGGTCGGCGCTGGCCGCGGGGTAAGGCGCACGATGACGCCACCGCCCTGCACTGGGCGCTTTCGTAGAGAGCCGGTCACTCCGCCGACACGACGCTCGTATACCCCCCTAGACAGTTCATGGGGCGTCGGTTTACGGTAGCCGTCAACCCCCCTAGACAGTTAGGGCGGATTACTCCCTGTGCTGTCTAGGGGGGTATTCAACGGCTCGGCGTCCGTGACGGATGCCCGATCAAGTGAGGTTCACAGAATGCGCGTCATCCCCGTGGATACCTCGTCCGCCACTCTGCTGGTCACGAAGCTGCCCGAGGTCAAGGTGAGGGACCGGCAGACCGGTGAGGTGGCCGTGGACCCGGTGACCAACGACCGGCTCATGGTCCTGGAGTTGGTGTTCATCGCCGAGGGCGGTTCGGACATGATCAAGGTGACGGTTCCCGAGAAGGGCATCGGTGAGGGCCTGGTCATGGGGGCGCCGGTCTTCCTGTCCGGGCTGGTGGCCCGGCCCTGGGAGAGCGAGTTCGGCGGTCGTACCCGGCACGGTATCGCCTACCGGGCGGACGCCGTCATGGTCGGCACTCCGGCTGCGGCGCAGGGCTGAGCATCATGACCGATGCCCTGTGGGTTCTGGTGCTGGCACTGCTGGCAGTGGCCGCGCTGGTCGCGGTGCGCCGTCGGCTGCCGGTCCTGTTCTGGTGGCTGGTCGGCTATCCGGCCGTGACGCTGCGGGTGCTCGCCACGTACCGGGCCACCATGGACGCCTGCGGCCTGACGGTGCCCGCCTCGGCCATGCGCCGGGCCACCGCCCGGATGGTGGGGCGGCAGGCTGCTCCCGTGCCGCCTCGCCGGTTGCTGCCGCTACCGACCGGGTCCGGGCTCGTGATGCGGCTGCGCATGGCGGCGGGGCAGGCTCCCGAGGACTTCACCGCCTCGGCCGATCGGCTGCGGCACGCCTGGGGCGCACATGCCGTGCACGTCCGTCCCACCAAGCCGGGGCGGCTGGAGCTGCGGTTGGTCGGCTGGGACGTTCTCGCCGACGTCCGGCCCCCTCGGCGGTGGCTGCGCACCGAACCGCTGTCCCTGCCGCTGGCGCTACGCGAAGACGGGCACTGGCACGTCCGGAACTTCCGCACCGTGCCGCACGAACTGATCCTCGGCGCCACACAGTCCGGCAAATCCGTATACCTGCGCAACCTGCTGTGCGGGCTGGCCCGGCAACCCGTTGCGCTCGTCGGCATCGACTGCAAGTGGGGCGTCGAACTGGCGCCATTCGCGCACCGGTTGTCGGCACTCGCCGACACGTCGGACCGTGCGAATGACCTCCTCGACGTCCTGGTGGAGGAGATGGAGGCACGGTTCCGCCTGATCGGCATGACGGGCGGGACCGGTCCGGACGCCGTGCTCACCTCGGACGTCTGGGGCCTTCCGGAGAAGGCGCGGCCGGTGCCGGTCGTGGTCGTCGTCGACGAGGTCGCCGAACTCTTCCTCGCCGCGAGCAAGGACGACGAGAAGCGACGGGACGCCATGGTCACCAAGCTCATCCGCCTCGCCCAGCTCGGCCGCGCGGCCGGCATCTACCTGGAGGTGTGCGGGCAGCGCTTCGGCGCCGAACTCGGCAAGGGCGCCACCATGCTCCGCGCCCAGCTCACCGGACGGGTCTGCCACCGCGTCAACGACGAGACGTCCGCCAACATGGCGCTCGGCGACATCGCACCGGAAGCGGCGCTGGCCGCGACCTCCATCCCGGCCGAACGGCCCGGCGTCGCGGTCGTCGGCGACTCCTCCGGCGGCTGGTCCCGCATTCGCTCGCCCCACCTCACCCTCGACGACGCGGCGGCCGTCTGCCGCGACACTGCGGGCCTGGTCCCAGACTTGCCCCGCCTCGACCCCTTCCGGCCCGTCGTCGCCGAACCGGCCGGGCCGCCCTCGCTCCCCGCCGCGGTGCCCACCGCTCGCCCGGCCACCGAGTAACCGGACTCCCTCTCCCACGGCCGGCGTGACCGCCTCGCGCCATGTCCCTACCCCTCCCATCCCCGAAACCGGAAGGAAGCCCTGTGTCACGTCCCTCCATCGCCGAGGTCAGCGCGCTCATCGCCGACCTGGCCGCGCTCCGGCAGAACCGCACCTCTGCCGAGTACGCCGCGCTCATGGACCGCAAGGCGGACCTGCTGGAGCGCATCGCCGACCACACGCCCGGCGGCACTGGGGCCGCCGAGGTGGCCCGCCTCGCCCGCGAGCGCGCCGACTCGCTCAAGTCCACCGACTGATCACCCCCGAAGGAGACCGAGCCGATGCGTGCCCACCTGGCCCGCGTGGACGCCGTGATCGTTCAGGCCGTCATCGCCGGTGCCCTGTCCTTCTCCCACCTGCACGACCTCGCCGCGGCGGCCGGACAGGACGGCTGGAAGGCGTGGGCCTACCCCGTAAGCGTCGACCTGCTCTTGGTCGCCGCCTGGCGCCGGATGCGTCAGCAGCAGCGGGCTGGACAAGCGGCCGGTGGTCCGCGGCTGTGGTTCCTGGTGGCCCTGGCCGCATCCCTCGGCGCCAACGTCGCCACGGCCGGGCTCCTCGACCTGGACGACGTACCGGCCTGGCTCCGCGTGACGGTCGCCGGCTGGCCCGCCATCGCCTTCTTCGGCGGCACGCTGCTGGCCCACGCCCCGCACACCCCGGAAACAGCGACAGCCCCGGTCCCCTCGGCAGCGGACACCCCTGCGGAGCCGCACGCCGTTCCGTCCGCCGTCGACCGGCCCGAACGTGAGGCGCTGCCGGCGCGCTCCACCGACCCCGGCCCGGCCCCGGAGCCCGCTGCCGACCAGGTCGCGACTCCGGCCCCCGCGCCTGCTTCCGCCGTCGCCCTGCCGCCCGCCCTCGTCGACCGCGTCCGGGCGCTGGCCGATGAGCACCGCTCGGCCACCGGCCGCCCCGCCGACCCGGACACCGTGCGCGCCCGGCTCGGCCTGCCCCCGTCCATGACCGCATCCATCGCCGCACACCTCTGAGAGAGGAGCAACACCGTGAACCCGCGTTTCCGCAACGTCCGTCGCATCGGCCCCGTCAACGTCGCCTCGTACGTCGACCGCGGCCGGAACCGCCACCTGGCCGCCTGCACCGCGCCCCGCTGCGACTTCTCCGCCGAGTACGACAGTCGCGCCGCTGCCGAACTGGCCGCCCGTACCCACCGCTGCTCGGCCTGACAGGAGACCACCGAAGTGGACATTCCGCTCTGGCTCGCCCTGCTCGTCGTCGGCGTCCTCGGCGTCAAGCTCATCCGCCCGCCCTGGTGGCTCATCGCCGTCCTGCTCGTCGGCGGCTACCTCCTCGCCGACAGCCTGCTCGCCCCCGTCATCGACCCCGTCCTCAAGTGACCCGCGAAAGGAGAGTGCTCATGTTCCGACCGAAGGTCCCGACCATGCCGCAGTCCACCGGCCCGGCCGCCCCGCCTGCCATCGTCGAACCGCCGACCATCACGCCGGGCACTCCGGCTCCGCCGGCGGCCCCCGTCACCCCGGTTCCGGCCAGCCCGGCCGTCTGGCTCACGCCTGGCACCGCGCTCGCCCTCGTCGGTGGCGGCACTGCCGTGGTCCTGGTCGTCGGCGCCGTCCTGGTCTCCATGCTCCTCGCCGTCGCCCTCACCGCCACGTCCGTGGCCGTGTGCGTCGTTGTCATCCGCTCCGTCCTCACCCGCCGCTGACCTCATCGATCCGTCCGCCCGGCCTGCCCATGCTGTCTAGCCCCCTCGACAGGCCGGGCGGACACACCGCACGTCTGCTCTCTTCAAGGAGGAACCCGCAGATGCACCCTGCGGCTCCGACCGCAGCCATCCGCCAGCTGGCAGCACTCGCCCGGCACGGCGACCTCAGCGCCTACGCCCGCCAGATTCAGCACCTCGGCGGCTGCGAGCGGCCCGTCCGGATGGAGGGCCACCGGCTCGACGTCCACGCCGCCACCGGGGAGATCGTCCGCGAGATCGCCGACCGTCACCTCCCAGGCGGACAGCTCCTCATCCGCTGCAACAACCGTCGTGCCACCCGGTGCGCTTCCTGCGCCGAGATCTACCGCAAAGACACCTTCCACCTCGTCACCGCCGGGCTGAGCGGCGGAAAGGGCATCGGCCCGGCCGTCGCCCAACACCCGCGTGTCTTCGTCACCTTCACCGCCCCGTCCTTCGGTCCCGTCCACAACCGCCCCGGCGGCGGCCGGTGCCGCTGCGGACGCCTCCACCCGGACGACGACCCTGCCCTCGGCACGCCCCTGGACCCGGACCGCTACGACTACCGCGCGGCCGTCCTGTGGAACGCACACGCCGGGGCACTGTGGGGCCGCTTCACCACCTACCTGCGCCAGCACCTCGCCTCCCGTGCGGGCATCAGCCGCTCGGCGCTGCGCCACTGCCTCAAGGTCTCCTACGCCAAGGTCGCCGAGTACCAGCGGCGCGGCGCCGTCCACTTCCACGCCGTCATCCGCCTCGACGGCCCGGTCGGCGCCGAGGACGCCCCGCCGGCCTGGGCCACCACCGAACTGCTCACCGACGCGATCCGCTCGGCGGCCCGGACGGCCGAGACACCCGGCCCGGTCCTCGACGGCCACGCGTATGCCTTCCGCTTCGGCGAACAGCTCGACATCCGCCCCATCCGCTCGGCCGACTTCGCGGGCACCTCGGAACTGTCCAGCCGCGCCGTGGCCGCCTACATCGCCAAGTACGCCACCAAGGGCGCCGAGACCGCGGGCACCCTGGACCGCCCCATCCGCAACCCGATCACGGACCTGATCGGCTCCGGCGTCACTGACCACGCCCGGCGCATGATCCTCACCTGTTGGCACCTCGGAGCCCTGCCCGAACTCGAAGACCTGCGCCTGCGCAAGTGGGCCCACATGCTCGGCTTCCGCGGCCACTTCTCCACCAAGTCCCGCGCCTACTCCGTCACTCTCGGCGCCCTCCGCCAGGAACGCGCCGACCACAACGAAGCCCTGGCTCGCGAACACGCGGCCGAGGCCGGTCACCCGCTGCCCGACCCGGACACCGTGCTCGTCCTCTCGCACTGGCGTTTCGCCGGCACCGGACTGACCGCTGCAGAACACCTCATCGCTCACGGCATCCCTTCACCCGCAGCCCTGACAGACGACGAGACGGAAGGAGAACCGGCGTGGACCACCGACGTGACGAATTGATGACCGTCCCGCAGATCCTCGAAGAGCTGGGGGGTGTGTCCCGCCGTACTTTCTACCGGTGGCGAGAGCTGGGGCAGGGCCCCGCTGCGTTCAAGCTGCCCAACGGGGAGCTCCGGGTGTGGCGGAGTGACTTCACCGCCTGGCTGCGGCAGTTGGAGGCGGCGGCGTGAAGTCTCTCGACGTAAAGGTGTGGGGTGTTCGGAAGAGGAACACCAAGAAGTCGTCCTATGACGTCCGGTGGACCGTTGCCGGGAACGTGTTCTCCGAACAGTTCCGCACCAAGGGGCTTGCGGATCACTACCGTTCCAAGTTGCTCCGCGCCGCCCATGCCGGTGAAGAGTTCGACACAGAGACAGGGTTGCCCGACTCGATGGTCGAAAAGGCGGCCTCGATGACCTGGTATGCCTTCGCCTTGAAGTACCTCGCCATGAAGTGGCCGCATGCGGCGCCGAACACGCGCAACGGGATCAATGAGGCCCTGACCGCCGTGACGATGGCCCTCCTCGACGAGCGTCCGGGGCAGCCGTCCGAGGAACTGATCAGGAAGGCGCTTCGCAACTGGGCTTTCGTCCTTCCCGGACCGGATGAGCGCCAATTGCCGACCGATATCGCGAACACCTTGCACTGGGTGGCCAAGGCATCGCGTCCGCTCTCGGACCTCGGTGATGCTGCGATCGGCAGGGCCGTCCTGGATTCGCTCAAGCTGAAGCTCGACGGGACGGCGGCAGCCGCGGAGACCGTCCGGCGCAAACGTCGGACACTCGTCAACGCGTTGCACTATGCAGTGGACCTCGGGGAGTTCAAGGAGAACCCGATCACGGGCATCCGCTGGAAGA
This region of Streptomyces chromofuscus genomic DNA includes:
- a CDS encoding very short patch repair endonuclease, whose product is MGSGGDLGRQDTASVHEKRDLMSAGVDPVVSARMSRIRGRDTAPEVKVRRELHRRGLRYRVNFKPVPTLKRTVDIAFTRQRVAVLIDGCFWHGCPEHFRPAKGERREFWAAKVAENQRRDQDSTRAFTSAGWIVLRFWEHADPVEVADQIEDEVIRRSVSRRSPSERPCR
- a CDS encoding TIR domain-containing protein — encoded protein: MARPRAFISFQMEDRWARDFLKEHARNPGNEVEFVDYSVQNPFDSSWKTQCKLRIAQTKGTIVLIGPTTYQSEAVDWEIRETINQNHYLFGIQINSDKTHRVPDGIPSSAVIRWNFSQIATWLSTWV
- a CDS encoding RipA family octameric membrane protein, with the translated sequence MRAIRKVASASASADPVGNALLPYGAPDTPEESERLFELYKIMVQSSESLVNRRQGVNTFFITVNGAILTGLGFFIKAGGKEELKALGILLIALTGFILAHAWKSLITSFGQLNTGKFAVINRIERFLPAAIFYAEWEALERGMNPKVYRSFTSREIWAPNLLMILYGLAAIGSALIACGVWRI
- a CDS encoding helix-turn-helix domain-containing protein translates to MGSERRERMRVLGARLRALRADAGLTGAALAARAGVGQPTVSKVENGRMVPSLDVLDRLSRALGLDGTAAGEVRELLAAVEAVVETGSDSEEDVSAGFVVDEVVRGARLVRSFQCVVLPAMLQSAEYARHVFLTSPDPDAETVGRAVAARVERQSLLYEPGRESVFVLTEAVLRTWPGTPSLMLAQLDRLLAVESLDTVRLGVIPWRRPVPVLPRHGFTLCDRRSIVVEAFPSERVSTEADDLARYEEMFSRFEGAAVFGGEVRDLLMQVMAEFRGLETTVTQ
- a CDS encoding ATP-binding protein, producing the protein MLTKWCRAFPGLPEQVAEARHFVAALLQEWGCIDEGALVVGELAANAVRHSLSGESGGWFLVVVGFGSDFVRIEVIDQGGGSAPAMRDAASLEESGRGLMLVAACAKDWGAKTLPQGSSVWADLVREGV
- a CDS encoding sigma-70 family RNA polymerase sigma factor translates to MSDELQRIMAIDDPYLLLREVTTRLADAQQEVTELARLRRRVVQDLHAQGLSYAQIATKAGLSRGRIHQIRHTGPAPEGAFLGSGAVTVATPLRRDDERGRTVVAVDDVSSGKRLEDLARSYGLTVTSEHVPVSGEIDLNRDGLVVVCGPRMSQDMWNTYAQDPVLRWEKAEDGPWTVVDRLTGTVHRSGQDSDPARPYDIGYLGRLPRPDGKGSLLAIAGIHTQGSLGVVQLLASELNSLWGQVGDRRFSTLVGVEYDSETSEPRSVELVCPLYRHDEETAE
- a CDS encoding protein phosphatase 2C domain-containing protein; its protein translation is MRFTLGTSPSTPDSENEDFAAAAPDAAVLLDGAGVGGAETGCVHGVAWFSGTLGALLLRTLVARPAWSLAECLADSIRITRSLHEDVCDLEYRASPTSTVVAVRARDGVLEHLVLGDSSLLLAKRDGSSSVITDRRLNEVGARLRGPVDELPTGSPEHAAALSEYQDALTSLRNRPGGFWIAGPDPLAAEHALTGTVPLDSLASVALLSDGATRLVDRFGLASWDETLALLDSAGPDELIRQTRKAEDGDPDGRRWPRGKAHDDATALHWALS
- a CDS encoding SCO3933 family regulatory protein codes for the protein MRVIPVDTSSATLLVTKLPEVKVRDRQTGEVAVDPVTNDRLMVLELVFIAEGGSDMIKVTVPEKGIGEGLVMGAPVFLSGLVARPWESEFGGRTRHGIAYRADAVMVGTPAAAQG
- a CDS encoding FtsK/SpoIIIE domain-containing protein, translating into MTDALWVLVLALLAVAALVAVRRRLPVLFWWLVGYPAVTLRVLATYRATMDACGLTVPASAMRRATARMVGRQAAPVPPRRLLPLPTGSGLVMRLRMAAGQAPEDFTASADRLRHAWGAHAVHVRPTKPGRLELRLVGWDVLADVRPPRRWLRTEPLSLPLALREDGHWHVRNFRTVPHELILGATQSGKSVYLRNLLCGLARQPVALVGIDCKWGVELAPFAHRLSALADTSDRANDLLDVLVEEMEARFRLIGMTGGTGPDAVLTSDVWGLPEKARPVPVVVVVDEVAELFLAASKDDEKRRDAMVTKLIRLAQLGRAAGIYLEVCGQRFGAELGKGATMLRAQLTGRVCHRVNDETSANMALGDIAPEAALAATSIPAERPGVAVVGDSSGGWSRIRSPHLTLDDAAAVCRDTAGLVPDLPRLDPFRPVVAEPAGPPSLPAAVPTARPATE
- a CDS encoding DUF2637 domain-containing protein yields the protein MRAHLARVDAVIVQAVIAGALSFSHLHDLAAAAGQDGWKAWAYPVSVDLLLVAAWRRMRQQQRAGQAAGGPRLWFLVALAASLGANVATAGLLDLDDVPAWLRVTVAGWPAIAFFGGTLLAHAPHTPETATAPVPSAADTPAEPHAVPSAVDRPEREALPARSTDPGPAPEPAADQVATPAPAPASAVALPPALVDRVRALADEHRSATGRPADPDTVRARLGLPPSMTASIAAHL
- a CDS encoding mobile element transfer protein, translating into MNPRFRNVRRIGPVNVASYVDRGRNRHLAACTAPRCDFSAEYDSRAAAELAARTHRCSA
- a CDS encoding SpdD-like protein codes for the protein MFRPKVPTMPQSTGPAAPPAIVEPPTITPGTPAPPAAPVTPVPASPAVWLTPGTALALVGGGTAVVLVVGAVLVSMLLAVALTATSVAVCVVVIRSVLTRR